One Gemmatimonadota bacterium DNA window includes the following coding sequences:
- a CDS encoding Gfo/Idh/MocA family oxidoreductase: protein MSLKFAYLGLWHSHTVMHIRDAASRPDEFQLVGVYEPDPEIRNAKLGDWASNLPDIPVFESIEQALDSDAEAIICEGRVSENLDYAEQALAADKHVLLEKPAGVDMAQLERLHETARRKHLHLQMAYMWRYNPAIAEMIRLCRASALGDPFYFRGHIPKPMGYHTRLVEELDRYKGSLYFEMAGHLVDIMVTFMGDPRQVDATFGQFHGERKHVDNAVVVHRFDGGGLGTIDTASMHVESGLTRRIELYGTRGTAIHTPIGSNNLTLSLADTFEDYAAGWQEVAVPTPQGPPSLLTELAACISGAKKPDYTLDHDMAVQRTLFAGCGITDGSAMTDVPHSAKSS, encoded by the coding sequence ATGTCCCTGAAATTCGCCTACCTGGGCCTCTGGCACAGCCACACCGTCATGCATATCCGCGACGCCGCGAGCCGGCCGGACGAGTTCCAGCTCGTGGGCGTCTATGAGCCGGATCCCGAGATCCGGAACGCGAAGCTGGGCGACTGGGCGTCGAATCTGCCGGACATCCCTGTTTTCGAATCGATTGAGCAGGCGTTGGACAGCGATGCGGAAGCAATCATCTGCGAGGGCCGCGTATCGGAAAACCTGGACTATGCCGAGCAAGCGCTGGCGGCGGACAAGCACGTCTTGCTCGAGAAGCCGGCGGGTGTGGACATGGCCCAACTCGAGCGGCTTCACGAAACGGCGCGGCGCAAGCACCTGCACCTGCAGATGGCCTACATGTGGCGTTACAACCCGGCGATCGCCGAAATGATCCGGCTCTGCAGGGCCAGCGCGCTGGGCGATCCCTTCTACTTCAGGGGGCACATCCCGAAGCCCATGGGTTATCACACCCGGCTGGTGGAGGAACTCGACCGGTACAAGGGTTCACTCTATTTCGAAATGGCCGGGCACCTGGTCGACATCATGGTGACGTTCATGGGCGATCCGCGGCAGGTGGACGCCACGTTCGGGCAGTTCCACGGCGAACGGAAACACGTGGACAACGCGGTGGTCGTCCACCGGTTCGACGGCGGCGGCCTCGGGACGATCGACACCGCGTCCATGCACGTGGAGAGCGGGCTGACCCGGCGCATCGAGTTGTACGGGACCCGGGGCACGGCCATCCATACCCCGATCGGTTCAAACAACCTGACACTTTCGCTGGCGGATACCTTCGAAGACTATGCGGCAGGATGGCAGGAGGTGGCCGTTCCCACGCCGCAGGGGCCGCCTTCACTGCTGACCGAACTCGCGGCCTGTATATCCGGCGCGAAGAAGCCGGACTATACCCTGGACCACGATATGGCGGTGCAGCGCACCCTCTTCGCGGGGTGCGGTATCACCGATGGTTCGGCGATGACGGACGTGCCGCATTCGGCAAAAAGCAGTTGA
- a CDS encoding thiamine pyrophosphate-binding protein codes for MTGYRYIAEMLHGYGIRAVFHVPYVLDGALVEMEKLGIRRIRCHSEKAAAYMADGYARIARGPGIAMAQSVGAANLAAGLQDAWLACSPVIAITGRWMPHYLYQQAYQEIDHRPLYDPVTKFNAYVDGVEQIAFLLRQAFREATTGAPRPVHLDFLGLSGDLAAGSKLDAEVTVEASFARYPAFRSEPEPDRVVDAVQRIARSERPVLVAGGGVTASGAQAEVVRLAEKLSVPVATSLNAKGTILEDHPLSAGVVGTYSRKCANEIVSEADLVIFVGSHTGGQVSHFWQIPRQGTPVIQIDVDPTQIGRNYPAEIAIQGDAKATLERLIDAVVPVPDRAAWTERVRVLVERWRADFDGLLRSGAVPIRPERLCREITEFLPSDAILLSDTGHAGMWTGAMIEITNPGQTYLRCAGSLGWAFPAAMGAKCAAPDRPVICFTGDGGFWYHLGELETAARFGINTVTVINNNRSFNQCRDAFEDASGERGQGSDDLWVFEDIDFSGVAKSLGCKGIRVEDPERIRPALEEALAADGPVVVDVVTDIDAMAPKAYVPE; via the coding sequence ATGACCGGCTACCGGTACATCGCCGAGATGCTGCACGGCTATGGGATCCGGGCCGTCTTCCACGTTCCCTATGTGCTGGACGGCGCCCTCGTGGAGATGGAGAAACTGGGTATCCGGCGGATCCGGTGCCATTCCGAGAAGGCCGCGGCGTACATGGCCGACGGATACGCGCGGATCGCCCGCGGTCCCGGCATCGCCATGGCGCAGTCCGTGGGCGCGGCCAATCTCGCCGCCGGGCTCCAGGACGCCTGGCTCGCGTGTTCGCCGGTCATCGCCATTACGGGCCGCTGGATGCCCCACTACCTCTACCAACAGGCCTACCAGGAGATCGACCACCGCCCCCTCTACGATCCGGTCACCAAGTTCAATGCCTACGTGGACGGCGTGGAACAGATCGCCTTCCTGCTGCGCCAGGCCTTCCGCGAGGCCACCACGGGGGCGCCCCGTCCGGTCCACCTGGACTTCTTGGGCCTGTCCGGCGATCTCGCGGCAGGCTCTAAGCTCGACGCCGAGGTGACCGTGGAGGCGTCCTTCGCCCGGTATCCGGCCTTCCGGTCCGAACCGGAGCCGGATCGTGTCGTGGATGCGGTGCAACGCATTGCCCGGTCGGAGCGGCCGGTACTGGTCGCGGGGGGTGGGGTTACCGCATCGGGTGCGCAGGCCGAGGTGGTCCGGCTGGCGGAGAAGCTCTCCGTCCCGGTGGCGACTTCGCTAAACGCCAAGGGTACAATACTCGAGGACCACCCCCTGTCCGCGGGCGTGGTGGGCACCTACTCCCGCAAGTGCGCCAACGAGATCGTCTCGGAGGCGGACCTCGTGATCTTCGTGGGCAGCCATACCGGCGGGCAGGTCAGCCACTTCTGGCAGATACCCCGGCAAGGGACGCCGGTCATACAGATTGACGTGGACCCTACCCAGATCGGCCGCAACTATCCCGCCGAAATCGCCATCCAGGGCGACGCGAAAGCGACGCTGGAACGCCTCATCGACGCCGTGGTTCCGGTCCCGGACCGGGCGGCCTGGACGGAGCGCGTGCGCGTGCTTGTCGAACGGTGGCGGGCCGACTTCGACGGATTGCTCCGATCCGGCGCCGTACCGATTCGCCCCGAGCGGCTTTGCCGCGAAATCACCGAATTCCTCCCATCCGACGCCATCCTCCTGTCGGACACGGGCCACGCCGGCATGTGGACGGGCGCCATGATCGAGATCACGAACCCGGGACAGACCTACCTCCGCTGCGCCGGGTCCCTGGGCTGGGCCTTCCCCGCGGCCATGGGCGCCAAGTGCGCGGCGCCGGACCGTCCCGTCATCTGCTTCACCGGCGACGGCGGATTCTGGTACCATCTCGGGGAACTCGAGACGGCCGCCCGGTTCGGGATCAACACCGTCACGGTGATTAACAACAACCGGTCCTTCAACCAGTGCCGGGATGCTTTCGAAGATGCGAGCGGCGAGCGGGGCCAGGGGTCGGACGACCTGTGGGTCTTCGAGGACATCGATTTCTCCGGAGTGGCCAAGTCCTTGGGATGCAAGGGGATACGCGTGGAAGACCCGGAGCGGATCCGGCCGGCGCTCGAAGAAGCGCTTGCCGCGGACGGACCGGTTGTCGTCGACGTGGTCACCGATATCGACGCCATGGCGCCGAAAGCCTACGTACCGGAATAG
- a CDS encoding FtsX-like permease family protein produces the protein MSASGQHGSADQSDLTEIRSGGPMIYHYIISAIRQISKNKGVFAANVFGFTLNFIVVIFGLNYVLFEMSYDGFHEKGDRIYRVLVYNPQFGQTSPNNSGRVAPTLVENYPEVVSAARIYYRSRSFRASADVHAESGVYNIAFADPDVFDVFSFGTIPPSTIAEFNRPNTVLVSRTVANRFFGTQDPVGKLLHSDELESGPVEVIGVVDDVPRNSHLRPDIFISFATLPDMLVGRESDLGWGMQQFLTYVLLVDDGEDTLRGFLEKLEAFPDTFVPDRYSQTFSLEALSEIYFSPYWAPMKGDINYVYFALVYLLLISFMTVANYVNINIAHLIRRVKEMGLRKSFGAARTQVISQMVVETLMNCLVAVAVSVAGVLMLRASGITLLEHLSRSEIGVVYVGLLGLAFLVIGLVAGVCPAFVFYRINPVDMMANRVGTNWTANTLRKGLLFFQLAISVALLLLTGLVYNQVSFLTDKPMGYEKENKIVIPVAAAAGLQQRLAEGFERNSHVVRVGFSRGHPGFFPIMQVMQEIRGTETQTTIGMLSVGRGFLETLKIPLLHGRDFEENELRNVVMLNETAFNVLGLDEDDVGTVQDIVGRVRVVGVVSDFHVWSAHHAIEPLMLAFSNEGLTHLIVDIQPTNQDETLDFLSRTFRELLPNSRFEYFFLDARLEEQYSSDRQILDTLLLLALVAFALAIAGIYNYGVFFTLNRIRDVAIRKIHGASAGDIVRMNVTAISRSVVLSLVIALPAVYWVYGQWIAQYAYRADVSPLLVALPVLVIYVLTCAMVTRETLKTAGMKPAEVIQNVQQ, from the coding sequence ATGTCTGCTTCCGGTCAACACGGCTCAGCCGATCAGTCGGATTTGACCGAGATACGCAGCGGTGGCCCCATGATTTACCACTACATCATATCCGCAATCCGGCAAATTTCGAAAAACAAAGGCGTGTTCGCCGCGAACGTCTTCGGATTCACCCTGAACTTCATCGTGGTGATTTTCGGGCTGAACTACGTCCTCTTCGAGATGTCCTACGACGGGTTTCACGAAAAGGGCGACCGGATCTACCGCGTGTTGGTGTACAATCCCCAATTCGGACAAACGAGTCCGAACAACTCCGGGCGGGTTGCCCCGACGCTCGTCGAGAACTATCCGGAAGTGGTGTCGGCCGCGCGGATCTATTACCGTTCCAGGTCATTCAGGGCATCAGCCGACGTTCATGCCGAATCCGGTGTATATAATATTGCCTTTGCGGACCCCGACGTTTTCGATGTGTTCTCCTTTGGTACGATTCCGCCGTCGACGATCGCTGAGTTCAACCGGCCGAACACGGTGTTGGTCAGCCGCACCGTGGCCAACCGGTTCTTTGGCACACAGGATCCAGTCGGAAAACTGCTGCATTCAGACGAACTGGAATCGGGACCCGTGGAAGTTATTGGCGTCGTGGATGACGTTCCCCGCAATTCCCACCTGCGGCCGGACATCTTCATTTCCTTTGCCACGTTACCCGATATGCTGGTCGGCCGGGAATCCGATCTCGGCTGGGGGATGCAACAGTTCCTTACCTATGTCTTGCTGGTCGACGACGGGGAAGATACCCTGCGCGGTTTCCTCGAGAAGCTGGAAGCATTCCCTGACACCTTTGTCCCTGACAGATATTCCCAGACATTCTCCCTCGAAGCCCTGTCCGAGATCTACTTTTCGCCATACTGGGCGCCGATGAAGGGAGATATAAACTACGTCTACTTCGCCCTCGTGTACCTGTTGCTCATTTCGTTTATGACGGTGGCGAACTACGTGAACATCAACATCGCCCATCTGATACGCCGGGTGAAAGAGATGGGCCTGCGCAAGTCCTTCGGGGCTGCCAGGACGCAGGTAATCAGCCAGATGGTCGTCGAGACGCTGATGAACTGCCTGGTCGCCGTGGCCGTCTCGGTCGCGGGGGTGCTGATGTTGCGGGCGAGCGGGATTACGCTCCTCGAGCATCTTTCCCGATCCGAAATCGGGGTGGTATACGTCGGGTTACTCGGGCTTGCCTTCCTCGTCATCGGGCTGGTAGCGGGTGTATGTCCAGCCTTCGTGTTTTACCGGATCAACCCGGTGGACATGATGGCGAACCGGGTAGGCACCAACTGGACGGCCAACACGCTGAGGAAGGGACTGCTGTTCTTCCAGCTCGCCATATCCGTCGCCTTGCTGCTGTTGACCGGCCTGGTCTACAACCAGGTTTCCTTCCTGACGGATAAGCCAATGGGGTATGAGAAGGAGAACAAGATCGTTATTCCAGTTGCCGCGGCGGCTGGATTGCAACAGCGGCTTGCCGAAGGTTTCGAAAGGAATTCCCACGTGGTCCGCGTCGGCTTCTCCAGAGGTCACCCGGGGTTCTTCCCGATCATGCAGGTCATGCAGGAGATCAGGGGAACCGAAACCCAGACTACGATCGGGATGCTGTCGGTAGGACGCGGCTTCCTGGAGACACTCAAGATCCCATTGCTTCACGGTAGAGACTTTGAAGAAAACGAGCTGCGTAACGTGGTCATGTTGAACGAAACCGCTTTCAACGTGCTCGGACTGGACGAAGACGACGTTGGGACGGTGCAGGACATCGTGGGAAGGGTGCGCGTCGTGGGCGTCGTATCCGATTTCCACGTCTGGTCGGCCCATCATGCCATCGAGCCCTTGATGTTGGCTTTTTCCAATGAGGGCTTGACCCACCTGATCGTGGATATCCAGCCGACGAACCAGGACGAGACCCTGGACTTCCTGTCGCGTACGTTCCGTGAACTGCTGCCCAACAGCAGGTTCGAATACTTCTTCCTGGATGCCAGGCTGGAAGAACAATACAGCAGCGACCGGCAGATCCTGGACACGCTCCTTCTGCTGGCGCTAGTCGCCTTCGCGCTTGCCATTGCAGGTATCTACAACTACGGGGTGTTCTTCACGCTCAACCGGATCCGGGATGTCGCCATTCGCAAGATCCACGGCGCCTCCGCGGGTGACATCGTCCGGATGAACGTCACCGCCATTTCCCGTTCCGTCGTACTTTCCCTGGTCATCGCGCTACCCGCCGTCTACTGGGTATACGGCCAGTGGATCGCTCAATACGCGTACAGGGCGGATGTTTCTCCGTTACTGGTTGCCCTGCCCGTGCTCGTCATATACGTTCTGACCTGTGCTATGGTTACCCGCGAAACGCTCAAGACCGCCGGCATGAAACCGGCCGAAGTGATCCAGAACGTTCAGCAGTGA
- a CDS encoding SDR family oxidoreductase, whose amino-acid sequence MSPRKPRLDGKVAVVTGAGAHSDVTGTGQATAVLLAREGAKVLLADRSAENAGKTLAVIEEEGGTASVFAGDVTRSADCRAMTETAVDRYGGLHILFNNVGLSYPGTVVDVQEEHWDEIMSVNLKAMMLASRFAIPAMMDSGGGSIINVASVDGFRSGWSYNVAYETSKGGVIALTINMAVQHGRDGIRVNCIAPGHLHGSFTAGLSDAHRELRWRSTPLGTEGTAWDVAHAAVFLAGDESRWITGITLPVDAGSSIALPLSVLPRDEGGILPDAESARF is encoded by the coding sequence ATGAGTCCTCGTAAACCCCGCCTGGACGGCAAGGTGGCCGTCGTGACGGGCGCGGGCGCGCATAGCGACGTGACGGGCACCGGGCAGGCGACCGCCGTACTCCTCGCCCGGGAAGGCGCGAAGGTGCTGCTGGCGGACCGAAGCGCGGAGAACGCCGGAAAGACGCTGGCCGTCATCGAGGAAGAAGGGGGCACGGCGTCGGTCTTCGCCGGGGATGTGACCCGGTCGGCGGACTGCCGGGCCATGACCGAGACCGCGGTGGACCGGTACGGCGGGCTGCACATCCTCTTCAACAACGTGGGGCTCAGCTATCCGGGTACGGTGGTGGACGTGCAAGAGGAACATTGGGACGAGATCATGTCCGTGAACCTCAAGGCCATGATGCTCGCGAGCCGGTTCGCCATACCGGCGATGATGGATTCCGGGGGCGGATCCATCATTAACGTGGCGTCCGTCGACGGATTCCGGAGCGGATGGTCGTACAACGTCGCCTACGAGACTTCCAAGGGCGGGGTCATCGCCCTGACGATCAACATGGCGGTACAGCACGGCAGGGACGGGATCCGCGTGAACTGCATCGCCCCCGGTCACCTGCACGGTTCCTTCACTGCCGGGCTGTCGGACGCGCACCGGGAACTCCGGTGGCGCTCCACGCCGCTGGGTACCGAGGGCACGGCATGGGACGTTGCCCACGCGGCCGTCTTCCTAGCCGGCGACGAATCCCGCTGGATCACGGGGATCACGCTCCCGGTCGACGCGGGCTCCTCCATCGCGCTGCCCCTTTCGGTCCTTCCCAGGGACGAAGGCGGCATCCTCCCCGACGCCGAAAGTGCCCGTTTCTGA
- a CDS encoding EamA family transporter yields the protein MPTDLFVFVLLSAVLHATWNFVARRSSGNLTVFWWSLWISCLFLLPFVAIVASGMGPAGFLAMLEAGWFYVLATGVIHTFYFLFLARAYEHGEISLVYPIARGSGIGLTGFLGWLLLGEELTPMGVAGIGLICFGILLMGVSVFRHTRAVNRGFASALVVGATIVSYSLVDKVGVSIVHPVVYIFGMFFLSALFATPFVAVRHLGIRWRGFAETWKPAALIGVGSTAAYLMILFAMTVGQVGYIVALREFAVVLGAVLGFVFLKERVTPMKVGSVLMIVAGLVFIKFG from the coding sequence ATGCCCACTGACCTCTTCGTCTTCGTCCTGCTGTCCGCCGTCCTGCACGCCACGTGGAATTTCGTCGCCCGGCGCAGCTCTGGAAATCTGACCGTCTTCTGGTGGTCCCTCTGGATCAGCTGCCTGTTCCTTCTGCCCTTCGTGGCGATCGTGGCCTCCGGTATGGGCCCCGCGGGATTCCTGGCCATGCTGGAAGCCGGATGGTTCTACGTGCTCGCCACCGGCGTCATCCATACGTTCTACTTCCTGTTCCTGGCCCGAGCCTACGAACACGGAGAGATCTCCCTGGTCTACCCCATCGCCCGGGGATCGGGCATCGGGCTTACGGGATTCCTCGGATGGCTGCTGCTGGGCGAAGAACTGACGCCGATGGGGGTGGCCGGCATCGGCCTGATCTGCTTCGGCATTCTGCTGATGGGCGTATCGGTCTTCCGGCACACGAGGGCCGTCAACCGTGGATTCGCATCCGCCCTGGTGGTGGGCGCCACGATCGTGAGCTACTCCCTCGTCGACAAGGTGGGCGTGAGTATCGTCCATCCCGTCGTATACATCTTCGGCATGTTTTTTTTGAGCGCCCTGTTCGCCACGCCCTTCGTCGCGGTCCGTCACCTGGGGATCCGGTGGCGCGGATTCGCGGAGACCTGGAAGCCCGCGGCGCTGATCGGCGTCGGATCCACGGCTGCCTACCTGATGATCCTCTTCGCCATGACCGTGGGCCAGGTGGGCTATATCGTCGCGTTGCGGGAGTTCGCCGTAGTGCTCGGCGCGGTGCTGGGATTCGTCTTTCTCAAGGAGCGCGTCACCCCGATGAAGGTGGGTTCGGTGCTGATGATCGTCGCCGGTCTCGTCTTCATTAAATTCGGTTGA
- a CDS encoding phytanoyl-CoA dioxygenase family protein: MPESPVFSTMSEEEQYLYDLQGFLHVRGFLDGDEVQAMNAALDANPDRLGTYDGPNELSGDWRDRPFEGKYAPFRHYEGMLTWPQPWCQPFRDLLAHPKIIPYLNTLFGRGWKLDHGVDVLIAEAGCEGLKIHGSGNATFNGSRYYHYHNGRMRSGLIVCQFTLADVDPGAGGLCVIPGSHKANFPCPEDILTWEANQDLVHHIVQKAGDLVIFNEATAHGTLPWHGKHDRRVALYRYTPKYLHYAGGIYETNLPEWTSELTEAQRAVLEPPYIYHHPIVEDDGETVVRPRREGE; encoded by the coding sequence ATGCCCGAATCGCCGGTCTTTTCCACCATGAGCGAAGAGGAACAGTACTTGTACGACCTGCAGGGCTTTCTTCACGTGCGCGGTTTCCTGGACGGGGACGAAGTACAGGCAATGAACGCGGCCCTCGACGCCAATCCCGACCGGCTCGGAACATACGACGGCCCCAACGAACTCAGCGGCGACTGGCGGGACAGGCCCTTCGAAGGCAAGTACGCACCCTTTCGCCATTACGAGGGCATGCTCACCTGGCCGCAGCCCTGGTGCCAGCCCTTCCGCGACCTCCTGGCCCATCCGAAGATCATACCCTATCTCAACACCCTCTTCGGCCGCGGCTGGAAGCTCGACCACGGCGTCGACGTGCTGATCGCCGAAGCGGGTTGCGAGGGGCTCAAGATCCACGGATCGGGAAACGCGACCTTCAACGGATCCCGGTACTACCACTATCACAACGGGCGCATGCGCTCGGGCTTGATCGTATGCCAGTTCACCCTGGCGGACGTGGACCCCGGCGCGGGTGGGCTCTGCGTCATCCCGGGCAGCCACAAGGCCAACTTCCCCTGTCCGGAGGACATCCTGACCTGGGAGGCCAACCAGGACCTGGTCCATCACATCGTACAGAAGGCTGGCGACCTGGTGATCTTCAACGAGGCCACCGCTCACGGCACCCTGCCCTGGCACGGCAAGCACGACCGGCGGGTCGCCCTGTACCGGTACACGCCCAAGTACCTGCACTACGCCGGCGGCATCTACGAAACCAACCTGCCGGAATGGACCTCGGAACTGACCGAGGCCCAGCGCGCCGTGCTGGAACCGCCCTACATCTATCACCACCCCATCGTGGAAGACGACGGCGAAACCGTCGTGCGGCCTCGGAGAGAGGGCGAGTGA
- a CDS encoding DUF839 domain-containing protein, translating to MSQDDQSRRIANLSRLNRRSFIRNTAISVGALTVGATALQGLIARRARAMSDGYAHLVAPRGEGGYGPLSPVPSQNTGETLLELPQGFSYTVFGKKGGLMSDGHPTPPAHDGMAAFPINGMVRLLRNHEINTGKPVEAIGNRDAAYDPTAPGGVTTLIVDPATRELVRDFVSVGGTLHNCAGGPTPWGSWITCEETTMGTDRFFSARWLQYLGGYDKEHGYCFEVPADAEESVEAEPLTGMGRFVHEAIAVDPASGIVYETEDNNPSGFFQYIPDHPGELARGGRLRMLAVKDRPGYDTRDGQTIGNALPVTWVEIEDPDPAGAGLDNHLVYQEGADKGGAAFDRLEGCWYGNGRIFFTATTGGDEGLGQVWEYLPDSDDEGVLTLLFESPDASLMAAPDNVCVSPRGGLIVCEDNRNGIQHIRGLTSDGRVFDVARDVAGIAYRGEFAGATFSPDGETLFVNMQRPGLTYAIWGPWQKGAV from the coding sequence CTGTCGCAGGATGATCAATCAAGGAGAATTGCGAACTTGTCCCGTCTGAACCGACGTTCCTTCATTCGAAACACCGCCATATCCGTTGGCGCGTTGACCGTCGGCGCCACGGCGCTGCAGGGCCTGATCGCCCGGCGCGCCCGGGCCATGTCCGACGGGTACGCCCACCTTGTCGCGCCCCGCGGGGAAGGGGGATATGGACCCCTTTCTCCCGTGCCCTCGCAAAACACGGGGGAGACCCTGCTTGAACTGCCGCAGGGATTCTCCTATACCGTTTTCGGCAAGAAAGGCGGGCTCATGTCGGACGGCCATCCCACGCCGCCCGCCCACGACGGCATGGCCGCCTTTCCCATAAACGGGATGGTTCGGCTCCTGAGAAACCACGAGATCAATACGGGCAAACCGGTGGAAGCCATCGGCAACCGGGACGCGGCCTACGATCCCACGGCGCCCGGCGGCGTCACCACGCTGATCGTCGATCCCGCAACCCGCGAACTGGTCCGCGATTTCGTCAGCGTGGGCGGGACGCTCCACAACTGCGCGGGCGGCCCCACGCCCTGGGGGTCCTGGATCACCTGTGAAGAAACCACCATGGGTACGGACCGGTTCTTCAGTGCGCGCTGGCTCCAGTATCTGGGCGGGTACGACAAGGAGCACGGGTACTGCTTCGAAGTGCCGGCGGACGCCGAGGAGAGCGTGGAGGCCGAGCCTCTGACCGGGATGGGACGGTTCGTCCACGAGGCCATCGCCGTCGATCCGGCCTCCGGTATCGTGTACGAGACCGAAGACAACAATCCCAGCGGATTTTTCCAGTACATCCCCGATCACCCCGGCGAGCTTGCCCGGGGAGGACGCCTGCGCATGCTTGCCGTCAAGGATCGGCCCGGATATGACACGCGCGATGGCCAGACCATAGGCAATGCCCTGCCCGTTACCTGGGTGGAGATCGAAGATCCTGATCCCGCGGGGGCAGGTCTGGACAATCACCTGGTGTACCAGGAGGGGGCCGACAAGGGCGGCGCCGCCTTTGACCGCCTGGAAGGGTGCTGGTACGGCAACGGACGCATCTTCTTCACAGCGACTACCGGGGGCGACGAAGGCCTCGGCCAGGTATGGGAATACCTCCCCGATAGTGACGACGAAGGCGTGCTGACGCTCCTGTTCGAATCGCCCGACGCCTCGCTCATGGCCGCGCCGGACAACGTCTGCGTGAGTCCCCGCGGCGGCCTGATCGTGTGCGAGGACAACCGGAACGGCATTCAGCACATCCGGGGCCTGACCAGCGACGGCCGCGTGTTCGACGTGGCCCGGGACGTGGCCGGCATCGCCTACCGGGGCGAATTCGCCGGGGCGACCTTCAGTCCGGACGGCGAGACGCTCTTCGTCAACATGCAGCGGCCCGGGCTGACCTACGCCATCTGGGGCCCCTGGCAGAAAGGTGCGGTCTAG
- a CDS encoding type II toxin-antitoxin system RelE/ParE family toxin, which translates to MIEIIESAVFRRWVRGLSDRSAVARINARLRNISLGNAGDVKSVGHGLFEIRLHHGPGYRIYVLRERMRMIVLCAGDKDSQRRDIAYALRLAREWRWK; encoded by the coding sequence ATGATCGAGATCATTGAAAGTGCCGTATTCAGGCGATGGGTCCGTGGCCTGTCTGATCGTAGCGCGGTTGCACGCATCAACGCGCGTTTGCGAAACATCTCACTGGGTAATGCAGGGGATGTCAAGTCCGTGGGACACGGTCTGTTCGAAATAAGATTACATCATGGACCAGGCTATCGGATCTATGTCCTTCGCGAACGAATGAGGATGATCGTACTCTGTGCCGGCGATAAAGACAGTCAAAGGCGGGATATTGCGTACGCCCTCAGGCTGGCGAGGGAATGGAGGTGGAAATGA
- a CDS encoding putative addiction module antidote protein, with amino-acid sequence MSISFSKWKVTEHLRTLEDARHYLEACAKEDPGDGSLIRAALNDIARSGNMSWLAREIGMSREGLYKALSEDGNPAFSTVVRIVRALGLQVRFTA; translated from the coding sequence ATGAGTATTTCATTTTCAAAATGGAAAGTGACGGAGCACCTGCGCACCTTGGAAGACGCTCGTCACTATCTGGAAGCATGCGCGAAAGAAGATCCGGGAGATGGCAGCCTGATTCGTGCCGCCCTGAACGATATCGCCCGATCGGGGAACATGAGCTGGCTAGCCCGTGAGATTGGAATGAGTCGGGAAGGGTTGTACAAAGCACTGTCGGAGGACGGCAATCCCGCATTCTCCACGGTAGTTCGAATCGTGCGTGCCCTGGGTCTCCAGGTGCGGTTTACTGCGTGA
- a CDS encoding SDR family oxidoreductase: protein MYNLHSKTALVTGAGGERGIGRAVATRLAMEGADIIVSDRVANPYPGDSSEWQGLPSVVREIEAAGRSAEAILADVSLAGQVERLVSGGIDRFGRIDILVNGAGSLPGKDRVLVVDMEEEAWDKEMNVNAKGVFLMCRAAARHMIERGEGGKIINIASTSGRIGRKRFSAYCASKAAIIRFTQALAQEVGPHGINVNSVSPTAVDTERLGFIEEAVTDGVVQGTSWKNSEAHRAFIQEKAGISPLGRVARGDDVAQTVAFLASPESDYLTAVDLVVAGGAEIF from the coding sequence ATGTACAATCTCCACAGCAAAACCGCCCTGGTCACCGGCGCGGGCGGGGAACGGGGCATCGGCCGCGCCGTCGCCACGCGGCTCGCGATGGAAGGCGCGGACATCATCGTCAGCGACCGGGTCGCAAATCCCTATCCCGGCGACTCGTCGGAATGGCAGGGACTGCCCTCGGTGGTCAGAGAAATCGAGGCGGCAGGGCGCAGCGCAGAGGCCATCCTGGCCGACGTCTCGCTGGCCGGCCAGGTGGAACGGCTCGTATCCGGGGGGATCGACCGGTTCGGCCGCATCGACATCCTCGTGAACGGCGCCGGCTCCCTGCCGGGCAAGGACCGCGTGCTCGTCGTCGACATGGAAGAGGAAGCCTGGGACAAGGAGATGAACGTCAACGCCAAGGGCGTGTTCCTCATGTGCCGCGCCGCGGCGCGCCACATGATCGAACGGGGTGAGGGCGGTAAGATCATCAACATCGCCTCCACGTCGGGCAGGATCGGGCGGAAGCGATTCTCGGCCTACTGCGCGTCCAAGGCGGCCATCATCCGGTTCACCCAAGCCCTGGCACAGGAAGTCGGTCCCCACGGGATCAACGTCAACTCGGTGTCGCCCACCGCGGTCGATACGGAACGCCTCGGATTCATCGAAGAGGCCGTAACCGACGGCGTCGTCCAGGGCACATCGTGGAAAAACAGCGAAGCCCACCGGGCGTTCATCCAGGAGAAGGCCGGTATTTCACCCCTGGGACGGGTGGCCCGGGGCGACGACGTGGCGCAAACGGTCGCCTTCCTGGCCTCACCGGAGTCGGACTACCTCACGGCCGTGGACCTGGTGGTGGCGGGCGGCGCGGAGATCTTCTGA